The proteins below come from a single Cervus elaphus chromosome 4, mCerEla1.1, whole genome shotgun sequence genomic window:
- the LOC122692494 gene encoding cationic amino acid transporter 3-like isoform X2, which translates to MGQEKENSAPHSSSTPSRMRCQDLHQFGQKLVRRRPLELTEDSESPTAPLNILKLVAFGVASTLGAGVYILVGEVAMFIAGPAIIISFLVAALSSVLSGLCYAEFGTRVSWTGSAYLYSYITMGELWAFITAWNLMLSYVVVTGSVARAWSIAFDSLIGNHIFQALEGTFSPYMPYYLAKYPDFVALSLVLLLTGVLVLGARESVLVGKISTGINLLVLSFIIVSGFIKGDLHNWELTEQDYTLNTSESGDIYSLGPLGSGGFVPFHYDGILHGAALCFYSFVGFDDIVTKGEEAPDPHRSIPISIVTTVFFCFLAYFGVSATLTLMVPYYQIQLDSPFPQAFLHVGWGPARYVVAVGILCFLLYRLQSSLFPVPQVIQEMAEDGLLFRGLARTHAHTKTPIMATVSSGILAGSMALLFEFSNLVDLMSIGHLLVYSLVAFFVLVLRYQTDWNLRKNEKIKDKIQMKPLLKENPLESEPEAGTSKTLKSLWLPFSTTPTQKSAQIVYGCAFLLGKDVT; encoded by the exons ATGggccaagaaaaggaaaactcag CACCTCACAGCTCCTCAACTCCATCTAGGATGCGGTGTCAGGATCTCCACCAATTTGGTCAGAAGCTGGTCCGCAGGCGGCCCCTGGAGCTCACTGAGGATTCTGAGAGTCCCACGGCTCCTCTGAACATCCTGAAGCTGGTGGCCTTCGGTGTGGCCAGCACCCTGGGGGCTGGCGTATACATCCTGGTGGGAGAAGTGGCCATGTTCATTGCTGGACCAGCGATCATCATCTCCTTCTTGGTGGCAGCCCTGTCTTCTGTATTGTCTGGGCTCTGCTATGCCGAATTTGGGACACGGGTCTCGTGGACTGGTTCTGCATATCTCTACAGCTACATCACCATGGGAGAATTGTGGGCATTCATCACTGCCTGGAACCTCATGCTGTCCTATGTCGTTG TCACAGGCAGCGTGGCCAGGGCCTGGAGCATCGCCTTCGACAGCCTGATTGGGAACCACATCTTTCAGGCCTTAGAGGGAACTTTCTCTCCATATATGCCCTACTACCTGGCCAAGTATCCGGACTTTGTCGCCCTGTCCCTGGTGCTGTTGCTCACGG GAGTACTGGTTCTGGGAGCTCGTGAGTCAGTCCTAGTTGGAAAAATATCCACAGGCATCAACCTTTTGGTTCTCAGCTTCATCATCGTCTCTGGCTTCATTAAGGGAGACCTGCACAACTGGGAGCTCACGGAACAGGACTACACATTGAACACATCTGAATCTGGTGACATCTATAG CTTGGGCCCTCTGGGTTCTGGAGGGTTTGTGCCCTTCCACTAtgatggaattctccatggaGCAGCTCTATGTTTCTACTCGTTTGTGGGTTTTGATGACATTGTCACTAAAG GGGAAGAAGCCCCAGATCCTCACCGCTCCATCCCCATCAGCATCGTGACCACGGTCTTCTTCTGCTTTTTGGCGTATTTTGGTGTCTCGGCGACTCTCACCCTCATGGTGCCCTACTACCAGATTCAGCTTGACAGCCCCTTTCCACAGGCTTTCCTCCATGTTGGGTGGGGCCCTGCCAGATATGTCGTGGCTGTTGGcatcctctgttttcttttatacAG ACTGCAGAGCTCCTTGTTCCCCGTGCCTCAGGTGATCCAGGAAATGGCCGAGGATGGGCTCCTTTTCCGAGGACTTGCCCGGACCCATGCCCACACGAAGACGCCCATCATGGCCACCGTGTCCTCTGGAATTCTCGCAG GGTCCATGGCGTTGCTCTTTGAGTTCAGTAATCTGGTGGACCTCATGTCGATTGGACACCTGCTGGTTTACTCCTTGGTGGCGTTTTTTGTCCTTGTCCTCAG GTACCAGACAGACTGGAAtttaagaaagaatgagaaaataaaagacaaaattcaGATGAAGCCTCTGCTCAAGGAAAATCCTTTGGAATCTGAACCTGAAGCAGGAACCTCAAAGACTCTAAAGAGTCTGTGGTTGCCTTTTAGCACCACCCCCACCCAGAAATCTGCCCAGATTGTCTATGGATGTGCCTTCCTGCTTG GGAAGGATGTGACCTGA
- the LOC122692494 gene encoding cationic amino acid transporter 3-like isoform X1, with the protein MGQEKENSAPHSSSTPSRMRCQDLHQFGQKLVRRRPLELTEDSESPTAPLNILKLVAFGVASTLGAGVYILVGEVAMFIAGPAIIISFLVAALSSVLSGLCYAEFGTRVSWTGSAYLYSYITMGELWAFITAWNLMLSYVVVTGSVARAWSIAFDSLIGNHIFQALEGTFSPYMPYYLAKYPDFVALSLVLLLTGVLVLGARESVLVGKISTGINLLVLSFIIVSGFIKGDLHNWELTEQDYTLNTSESGDIYSLGPLGSGGFVPFHYDGILHGAALCFYSFVGFDDIVTKGEEAPDPHRSIPISIVTTVFFCFLAYFGVSATLTLMVPYYQIQLDSPFPQAFLHVGWGPARYVVAVGILCFLLYRLQSSLFPVPQVIQEMAEDGLLFRGLARTHAHTKTPIMATVSSGILAGSMALLFEFSNLVDLMSIGHLLVYSLVAFFVLVLRYQTDWNLRKNEKIKDKIQMKPLLKENPLESEPEAGTSKTLKSLWLPFSTTPTQKSAQIVYGCAFLLVLLLTILSLILAQWPSQVFSGDPVLTTVAVLLLLLITGVTVIIWRQPQDPSPLPFRVPALPVLPLVSIFVNVYLMMQTTSGTWALFGIWNAIGFLIYFGYGIRHSLAGSNHQQPPATSLHLPDS; encoded by the exons ATGggccaagaaaaggaaaactcag CACCTCACAGCTCCTCAACTCCATCTAGGATGCGGTGTCAGGATCTCCACCAATTTGGTCAGAAGCTGGTCCGCAGGCGGCCCCTGGAGCTCACTGAGGATTCTGAGAGTCCCACGGCTCCTCTGAACATCCTGAAGCTGGTGGCCTTCGGTGTGGCCAGCACCCTGGGGGCTGGCGTATACATCCTGGTGGGAGAAGTGGCCATGTTCATTGCTGGACCAGCGATCATCATCTCCTTCTTGGTGGCAGCCCTGTCTTCTGTATTGTCTGGGCTCTGCTATGCCGAATTTGGGACACGGGTCTCGTGGACTGGTTCTGCATATCTCTACAGCTACATCACCATGGGAGAATTGTGGGCATTCATCACTGCCTGGAACCTCATGCTGTCCTATGTCGTTG TCACAGGCAGCGTGGCCAGGGCCTGGAGCATCGCCTTCGACAGCCTGATTGGGAACCACATCTTTCAGGCCTTAGAGGGAACTTTCTCTCCATATATGCCCTACTACCTGGCCAAGTATCCGGACTTTGTCGCCCTGTCCCTGGTGCTGTTGCTCACGG GAGTACTGGTTCTGGGAGCTCGTGAGTCAGTCCTAGTTGGAAAAATATCCACAGGCATCAACCTTTTGGTTCTCAGCTTCATCATCGTCTCTGGCTTCATTAAGGGAGACCTGCACAACTGGGAGCTCACGGAACAGGACTACACATTGAACACATCTGAATCTGGTGACATCTATAG CTTGGGCCCTCTGGGTTCTGGAGGGTTTGTGCCCTTCCACTAtgatggaattctccatggaGCAGCTCTATGTTTCTACTCGTTTGTGGGTTTTGATGACATTGTCACTAAAG GGGAAGAAGCCCCAGATCCTCACCGCTCCATCCCCATCAGCATCGTGACCACGGTCTTCTTCTGCTTTTTGGCGTATTTTGGTGTCTCGGCGACTCTCACCCTCATGGTGCCCTACTACCAGATTCAGCTTGACAGCCCCTTTCCACAGGCTTTCCTCCATGTTGGGTGGGGCCCTGCCAGATATGTCGTGGCTGTTGGcatcctctgttttcttttatacAG ACTGCAGAGCTCCTTGTTCCCCGTGCCTCAGGTGATCCAGGAAATGGCCGAGGATGGGCTCCTTTTCCGAGGACTTGCCCGGACCCATGCCCACACGAAGACGCCCATCATGGCCACCGTGTCCTCTGGAATTCTCGCAG GGTCCATGGCGTTGCTCTTTGAGTTCAGTAATCTGGTGGACCTCATGTCGATTGGACACCTGCTGGTTTACTCCTTGGTGGCGTTTTTTGTCCTTGTCCTCAG GTACCAGACAGACTGGAAtttaagaaagaatgagaaaataaaagacaaaattcaGATGAAGCCTCTGCTCAAGGAAAATCCTTTGGAATCTGAACCTGAAGCAGGAACCTCAAAGACTCTAAAGAGTCTGTGGTTGCCTTTTAGCACCACCCCCACCCAGAAATCTGCCCAGATTGTCTATGGATGTGCCTTCCTGCTTG TTCTCCTGCTGACCATCCTGAGCCTGATCCTGGCCCAGTGGCCCAGCCAGGTGTTCTCTGGAGACCCCGTACTCACAACAGtggctgtgctgctgctgctgctcatcaCTGGGGTCACGGTCATCATCTGGAGGCAGCCCCAGGACCCCTCTCCTCTTCCATTCAGG GTTCCTGCTCTGCCTGTCCTCCCACTGGTCAGCATCTTCGTGAATGTTTACCTGATGATGCAGACGACCTCTGGGACCTGGGCCCTGTTTGGCATCTGGAATGCCATTG GATTTCTCATATACTTTGGATACGGGATCCGACACAGCCTGGCAGGGAGCAATCATCAGCAGCCACCGGCCACCAGCCTCCACCTCCCAGACTCTTGA